The Flavobacteriales bacterium genome contains the following window.
GGATTGACTAGAGTAAAATTTTCAAAAACGGTAAGTTCGCCTAAACTAAGTGGAAATACTAGTTGCACAACCAACTTTAGCGATTATAAATATTGTGTTTTTTTGTGCGAAAATGTTCGGAAAAGAACCTTGGTTTTTAAAGGCTCTCACGAAGAATCTCAAGCTTTCTCCAAAGAAATTTCGGAATATTTAGGAATGAAAGTGGTAGATTTTACCAATTAAATAGTTCTCAGAAACTTAACCAATAAGCCTTCTATTTTTTCAAGTTCTTGGACAGTAAATTCAGCTTCAGTCTGTCGAATGTTAAATTCAATTAAACAGCTATTTTCAAAAACTTGTTTGCTTACATTAAGGTCGTGTTGTTTTACAAAATTCATCACCTCGCTCATTATAGCATAATCAAAAGTGATTTGATAAAAATTGTTAACGGTTCGTTCTACTATTTTTGCATTGTTCAACGCATCAGCTGCAGCTTCTTTATAAGCAGTAACCAAGCCACCAACGCCGAGTTTTGTGCCTCCAAAATATCGAACAACTACAATTCCTACATTGGTAAGGTTTTTTGATAAAATTTGACCATAAATGGGTTTTCCAGCAGAATTGTTGGGCTCTCCGTCATCGCTATATCGGTATTCGTTTTCGGTTAAACCTAATTTGAATGCATAGCAAAAATGTCGGGCATTGTGGTGCAATTTTTTTAATTCCTGGATGTGTTCTTTAAAATCATCTTCACTAAAAATAGGGTAGGCAAAAGCTAAAAATTTACTTCCTTTCTCTTTGTAAATTCCTTCCGATGGTTTAGCTATGGTTAAATAAGTATCCATTTTAGTAGATTGTCATACTAATCTTGTCAAAGTATCTTTCGGGACGAATACAGTTAAAACATCACTTTCAATACATTCTTTTGAAAGTATTTCACCAACTAAATTTGGAGCTTTAAGCCCTGTTTTAAAATGTTTGTTACCCACAAAAACACGTGCTTCATCCCACAAGTTTTGGTCGATAAAAGTTTGTAATAAAGTTGCACCACCTTCTACAATTACCGATTGAATATTTCTGCAATGTAGTTCAGTTAAAACTTCAGTAATAAGTTGTGAAGCATCGTTGATTTTTACAAAAGCCAAGTTTTGCTCTTCACTTTTTTTGCTTAACGAAAATACTATGGTTGGTATAGTTTTATCGAAAACATGTAAATGCTGAGGCAGTCTATCATTTAAATCGATAACAATACGAGTTGGGTTTTTCCCTTTCCATTCCCTAACATTTAATTGTGGATTATCATTTAAAGCGGTGTTTGTGCCAATTAAAATTCCCGTTTCTTCACTTCGCCATTTATGCACTAATTTTTTGCTTAAAGGAGAAGTAATCCAATTGTCAACGTCATTGCGGGCTTGCCCCGCAATCTCACTTGGTTTAGTTTTTTCTCTCCTATCCACATCAATAAACCCATCAATTGTTTCTGCCCATTTTAAAATAATGTAAGGTCGTTTTTTGTTGTGAAAAGTAAAAAATCGTTTGTTTAACTCTAACGCTTCTTTTTCCAGAACACCAACAGTTACATCAATTCCTGCATTTTTAAGTTTTTCAATACCCTTTCCAGCTACTTCCGAAAAAGTATCGACACAAGCTATAACCACTCTTGGAATGTTATGTTCAACAATTAAGTTTGCACAAGGAGGCGTTTTTCCAAAATGAGCACAAGGTTCTAAACTCACGTAAAGTGTACTTTCTTTTAGTAATGCTTTGTTTTTAACCGAATTTATCGCATTTACCTCTGCATGTGCATTACCATATTCTTGATGATAACCTTCACCAATTATTTTTCCATCATACACAATAACACAACCTACCATGGGGTTAGGAGCAACATTTCCTAATCCATTTTTTGCTAATTCTAGGCATCTTAACATGTATTTTTTGTCAAAATTCATTCGGTTCAAATGTACTCCTTTTATAAAAAAGGACTAACTTCATCGCTCGAATTAAATATAAATTTATGGCTACAAAATCTTCAAAATCAACCGTAAAAAAAGCGGAGAAATCAATATTAACAGCAAAATCGCTTAAATTTTTAGAAAACTACATCAACAATGCTGCTCCAACAGGTTTTGAGTCTGCCGGACAAAAAATGTGGTTGGATTACGTTAAACCTTATGTTGATGAGCATTTTGTAGATACTTATGGTTCTGTTGCGGCGATTATTAATCCTAAAGCACCTTATAAAGTAGTTATTGAAGCTCATGCTGATGAAATTTCGTGGTTTGTACATTACATCAACGAAAAAGGGTTTATTTATTTGAGAAGAAATGGTGGATCTGATCATCAAATTGCACCTTCAAAAAGAGTAAACATCCATACCGATAAAGGAATAGTAAAAGCGGTTTTTGGGTGGCCAGCTATTCATACCAGAACTGCAGGAAAAGAAGAAGCTCCACAATTAAACAACATTTTTTTAGATTGTGGGTGTAACACTAAAGAAGAGGTGGAAGCCTTGGGTATTGAGATAGGTTCTGTTATTACTTACGAAGATGAGTTTATGGTGTTAAACAAAAAATATTTTGTAGGCCGTGCTTTAGATAACCGTATTGGTGGTTTTATGATTGCTGAGGTAGCTCGTTTGTTAAAAGAAAACAAGGTTAAACTTCCTTTCGGTTTATACATAACCAACTCGGTACAAGAAGAAGTAGGTTTGCGTGGAGCTGAAATGATGGTGCAAAACATTAAACCAAATGTGGCTATTGTTACTGATGTTTGTCACGATACCCAAACGCCGATGATTAACAAAATTGAAAACGGTGATAACCACGCAGGAAAAGGACCAGTTTTAACGGTTGGACCAGCTGTACAAAACAATTTGTTGAAACTAATTAAAGATACTGCAAACAAGAAAAAAATTCCTTTTCAATTGGCTGCTGCAAGTCGTGCAACAGGAACAGATACTGATGCTTTTGCTTATGCAACAGGAGGTGTAGCTTCTGCTTTGATATCATTGCCATTACGTTACATGCACACTACAGTAGAAATGGTACACCAAGAGGATGTTGAAAATGTAATTAAGTTAATTTACGAATCACTTCAAAACATCAAGAACAATCAAGATTTTAGGTATTTGAAATAGAGATTAT
Protein-coding sequences here:
- a CDS encoding YigZ family protein translates to MDTYLTIAKPSEGIYKEKGSKFLAFAYPIFSEDDFKEHIQELKKLHHNARHFCYAFKLGLTENEYRYSDDGEPNNSAGKPIYGQILSKNLTNVGIVVVRYFGGTKLGVGGLVTAYKEAAADALNNAKIVERTVNNFYQITFDYAIMSEVMNFVKQHDLNVSKQVFENSCLIEFNIRQTEAEFTVQELEKIEGLLVKFLRTI
- the ribD gene encoding bifunctional diaminohydroxyphosphoribosylaminopyrimidine deaminase/5-amino-6-(5-phosphoribosylamino)uracil reductase RibD, with the protein product MNFDKKYMLRCLELAKNGLGNVAPNPMVGCVIVYDGKIIGEGYHQEYGNAHAEVNAINSVKNKALLKESTLYVSLEPCAHFGKTPPCANLIVEHNIPRVVIACVDTFSEVAGKGIEKLKNAGIDVTVGVLEKEALELNKRFFTFHNKKRPYIILKWAETIDGFIDVDRREKTKPSEIAGQARNDVDNWITSPLSKKLVHKWRSEETGILIGTNTALNDNPQLNVREWKGKNPTRIVIDLNDRLPQHLHVFDKTIPTIVFSLSKKSEEQNLAFVKINDASQLITEVLTELHCRNIQSVIVEGGATLLQTFIDQNLWDEARVFVGNKHFKTGLKAPNLVGEILSKECIESDVLTVFVPKDTLTRLV
- a CDS encoding M42 family metallopeptidase; its protein translation is MATKSSKSTVKKAEKSILTAKSLKFLENYINNAAPTGFESAGQKMWLDYVKPYVDEHFVDTYGSVAAIINPKAPYKVVIEAHADEISWFVHYINEKGFIYLRRNGGSDHQIAPSKRVNIHTDKGIVKAVFGWPAIHTRTAGKEEAPQLNNIFLDCGCNTKEEVEALGIEIGSVITYEDEFMVLNKKYFVGRALDNRIGGFMIAEVARLLKENKVKLPFGLYITNSVQEEVGLRGAEMMVQNIKPNVAIVTDVCHDTQTPMINKIENGDNHAGKGPVLTVGPAVQNNLLKLIKDTANKKKIPFQLAAASRATGTDTDAFAYATGGVASALISLPLRYMHTTVEMVHQEDVENVIKLIYESLQNIKNNQDFRYLK